The Lewinella sp. 4G2 nucleotide sequence AAATGATCTTCACGCGCAAGCGTGAACCGCGTTTAGAAGAATGCCGCACAAATCGTTGATTTGTGCGGCATTTTTTTTGTGTCGGTTTTTTACTGAATGGGGATATCTCACTTACCTCGCTACACTTACTCTACTATTGAATAAGGAAGGTGGGTTGAGATTTGTCCGGTGACAGAATTTACCCATGACCAGGCCGCTGGCTTATTGGTCGGTGAGGAGTTGGCGGATGGTAGCCGGAGAGTGGCGGATACCGTACCTTTGTTGGAAGGCAATACTCCGGCGCCAGTCTTGCATGTTTAAGGTGGCGTTGTTCGGACGCTTACGTATATCCAATCATCTCCGAAGTGCAAGGTTCTGCAAGTACAATACGCAGATTCCATGCATTAGGGTTGTTTTGGAAATTTAATTTTCCCCGTGAAAGCTAGCAGCATAAAGGGATTGAGGACTTATTGAGGGCGCCCTACCGTAGACCCATTATCTAGCGTTAGCTGAGTTGGGAGATTTAAATGATTATAGATGATTGTTTGTCCTAACCTACCTCGCATCAGGTATATGTTTAGGATAATTTTTCCTAAGCAACCATGCTGAGTTCAAAAGGACTTTCGTAGTAGTACCTTTGTTGGTTTTTGCAGTAGGCGATCGGAGCACCGCTATCTTTCAGCATCGCGAGCATTCTAAATATGGTTGCCCGGGAAACGCCCATCTTGCGGGCGAGCTCAACTGGTGAGCCGGTGGCACCCCTTGAAATGAGCTTGTGTAAACGAAGTAAACGCTGGTAAGGTAAAAGAATACGCATGGGGTTTGGATTGGTGGTTAATAAATACTGAAGGACTACAAGAATGCAAACACTAATTCTAGAAACATCACACAAGGCAATAGTTAAGTCCAGCAACAATGCTCGCACGGACTAGTAGGCCTCTACTCAATAATAATCTTTTCGCTGCCTATTGTTCGCTGTTCGACTAAATTAAAAATCTCTAAAAGGTACATTCCTGCAGGAAGGTTATTCAATTCGATACGATGGTCCGTTGATTTAATGGTCTCTTCTTTCAACAGTCGCCCGGAAGCATCGAATAATCTTAACTCGTGATTCTTGACGGGTGGCCCCATCACGCGCAACCACTTACTTGCTGGATTGGGAAAAATGGTGTAGCCGCTTTCGCTGAGTTGGGGGATTATTTGCGGGATGGATTTCTCGTTTGGTAAGTTTAACCCGTTGGAATTGAAAAGTCTGCCAGGGAGCTCAAGACCACACCCTACACACTCTATAAGAGAAGAAATCGAAGCAGTTAATGATGCTAATTCACTTCTGATCTCATTAATCTCATCCTGTTGGCTCTCAATAAGGTCAGCCTGGGTTGAGATAAGTTTATCTTGTTCCTGGTATCCTTCAACAAGGATAGCGATAAAATCGCTGTACCGGATGGTCTTGATCTCTTGTGCTTCGCGAATCAATCGCATGGTGCCTTCTTCTCCTTCCGCATCGTCGAGCTGTTCATAGCGAGCGGGGTTGGTTACTGTTGTCACCAAGTCGGGCAGTACTTCTTCCACCTCTTGGGCTAGAAATCCATAATGCATGGACTGCGTTTCTAAGGTAATTCCCTGATCTTCAAGAAAAGAGTAGGTCATCGGCTTCAATTGCGACAGTATATCACCGGCATTATTCAAATCGACGATGTCAGTTTTTAGTCGCAGATCAGAAGTTTGCATCATACTTCCAGTGACGACAACGTTACCTTCAAAATATCCGGCGTAATTAGTGTTGCTACTTGAATTCGCTCCTTCGGTGCCACCCAAAACGCCATAAGCAATTGATCCTGCTACGTCATTTCTAGCTGTTCCGGATACACCCACCACTATTCCAGAACCATTGCCCTGATAACTTACATCTGCAGCCACGCCGACGATGTAGTTGTGATTAACCGAAGCAATGTTAGAGTAAATACCAACCGCTGAGGAATAACCAGGAAAATTTTTGGCGGTCAAACTGTTGATCCAGGAGAACATACCCCTAGCATAAGTTGGAGCTCCTATAGTTCTGTTGTGAATACCAGTATGTACGTAAGGGTCTCCTTCATACAGGTTATAGATACCCGTTTGGTTGCCAGCTGGATTATTCGGCACCCCATTAAACAGACCTTTGTTGTATACACCATAGATACTTCCTCCGGAAGTTACCTGATTATACAAGCCAAAACTATTGTCTCCCGTAGAACTTTGGTCCAGGAGATACAAGTTTAAATTTGCCTTGAGACCATTGCCGTATACTGTAGTTTGACCTTCTTGTTCCGGGGTCCCAATAGTTTCGTCACCAATTACGACATCGTTACCAGACTGAATTTTAATTTGGGCGGAGAGCGATGCATGTACTTGAAGTAAGAACAGGGAAAAGAAAAGCACTTTGGCGAGTTTCTTCTGGATGGTCAATTTCATATTAGGTTCTTTGAGGTTTGGAATAATAGAAGTGTCTAGGACCAATTTTACCACTATGGAATATTACTTCCAAAATCGGAGATCATTGAGAATTTTAACGCGGAGAAGACCGTTGTTAAGGTTATAGCTTGAAACAAATACCCAACAAGTGGCGGAAGATGCAGTATTGTCACATTCATTATAGTAATTAGTCCTGCTGGACGCTTGCATACTTGTCAATCACGCAAGTATTTTCATCAACTACTTCGTATCTCGGTGCGCTTACTGTAAAATACGTACTTGCCAGTCTCATTACTTGAGACGGTCAGGTAGATTTTTTAGAAAATTTTGGGTGAGTCTGTACATACACCAACAGCTGTCAACGCTGGCAACCAACCCCGGCCCAGCGCGCCGCCTCCCTTACTCTGGCTGCATCGGCTCGGTCGTTTTCCGCGCCGAACCGACCTTCGTAAAGCACAAAAAAGTGACTCGCAGCAAAGCTGCATTGTCGCTATTCGCAGCATAGTACATCGTGCTCGTACCAGTCAACGTGAAAGTAAAATTATCCGCACAATAGAGAGCGCCACCGCCAACCGCCTTGAAGGCGACTGCGTTGGTACCAATCATTAGGAGAATTCATTCATATTTATTCAATATAAATGTGACGTTATTGATCGCCACTAAGAAGTAATTCCCCTGCTTGTCTTCTAGTAAAAGGTGGTCGTAAGGAGCTTTCTCAGAATAAAAATATCCATCAAAATTTACGAATTTGTAGACGCTTGAACCATCAAAATTGATTTGAGCATTAGAAAGGATATCTAGCAGTGGTTGCCCAAATGATGGAATAGCACTTATATAATGCGTAGGAATTCTATCAGGAAATCTCACCCTTTCACTGTTGATCGAACAGTCCGCACCCTCTCCGTACACCTCCAAATAGTTGTCAGTTGGCAATATAGCTGTCTCAACATATAATTCCCAGTGGAATTGTAGCCAATCATTTAAGATATCTTTGTGTGCAAATTCATCAATATTTTTCAAAGAGTGTACATAAAGCTGTAAGCTTGTCCAGTGTTGGTTAAGAAAATCAGCAAAACGCTTGACTGCATAGTTGACATCTGTCATAGTAATAATTTATCCGCCATTTAACATTCTTAGCTCACCTTCAGTAGGTGATCGCTTGTGTCCTTTTCCTGAACGCGTACCGGTATTTCTTGCTGAACCCTGAGGCAATCCATATTTTTTAAAATTCACAGCATCACCATACTGAGAACTAGGGTTCCTTGGATTTCTAATGAATTCTTTGACCCTGTCTTTAGTAATGTCGTAAGTCTTATTACCCTTTTGCACCACGATGCGTGTCGAAGATCTTTTTACAACACGCCCTCCTGTGGCATCAACCATTCGCGTAGCTGCACTTGGAACTCTTATTCCTGTGCGTGCTGATCTTACAGCTCTTATACCCTTGGGCGTTGGACCATATGTCAAAAGAGCCTCACTGATTAATCCAGGCATCTCAGCGATCGCCTCGGCTTCTCTATCACTAAATCCTTCTAAGAATTCTTGGCTGGACATTCCTTGGACTTGGCGAGCCAAAGCCTGATCGTATGCCCCTTCTTCTGATTTTGATACAGTAGCATAAACCTCTTGTTGGTAATGAATAACGTAACCAGTCTTACCCTCTACGATATGCCAAGCTCCGAGGGCGGTTTCACCTTCTTTAGCTTCAGTCCGGTCTTCCCAGTATTCCTCGTTCGTTTCATTATTCCGGAACCAATCCATCCCATCTGGGTCAATGTTAGAGATTGGATTATTCACAACATAATTGTAAGGGCTATGCGATATATTGTGATCTAATTCCGCCAATGGGTCTATTGACGTCCACCTAGAGATTGCTGGGTCGTAATACCTAGCTCCATAATCATACAACCCCAACTCCTCATTAAATATCTTTCCATTATACCGATAGCGGTTGTCCTCAACACCAATATTGCTAGAGCTATTCCACTCCCCCTGCATCTCCATCCCGAAGGGATAATAATGCATCTCTTCCTTCACGGTTGCCTGTTCGCCAAATCTCACCCTTACGTTTCCTAGGTGATCGGTGAGGTAGAATTCGGCCTCGTAGCTACTGAAGTCGTTTGCATCTCCGGTAGGGAGGAACCTGCCCTCGGAGTGGTGGATGCTCTGAATGTCGTCGTCCAGCCTGATTCTTTCGGGCAGGTAGAATCGCGAGCTGGTGATTATTTCACTCTCTACGAACTTCGTAGTCTCCTCTTTCAGCTTTTGGCCCGTAGCGTCATAGGTGATGACGATGTCACGCCCATCCTCAAAGATAAATCGTTGGGGGAGATTTAAATGATTGTAGACTACTTCCTGAAGACCAAGGTCAATGTTCTTTGTTTGGTTGCCGTTGTCGTCGTATTCGTAAGGCGTACTGCCTCTTTCTACGAAACCACCCCGGAAAGAATTGTGGAGGAGCGCCGTATCCACTTCCGCCAGGAATCCTCCGCCGGCGACGTCGGTTTGGAAACCAGCTTCCAGCTTTACGCTGGACCCCGCCCTAAACTGAGTTTGACCTTGGTAGTTGGTGTTGGCGGTGTTCGCGTTCGCAATGATAGATTTTTTGGCGGCGTGACTTTTTGGAGCTATTGGAGACTTATCCAGAATTAGGTGGTCGGGGTGTTGGATGCCGCTGGTTTCTGCTAGGTCGTAGACTCCAGTCAACCGGTCCGTCTCCCCGTGATAAAGGTAAACCAAATCGTCTATCTTGCCATAAGTTCCGGGAGCAGCATCCTGGCGCTGCCCTTCTCTTCTGATTGTCAGCAGATTGCCTCTGGCGTCGTAGGAGTAATTTGTATCGTACTTTCCTGATTCGATTCCATTGTGCCCTGAAACCGCCGAAGTAATCCGATTCAGATAGTCATAAGTGAAACGATAGTGGCTTTCACCTTGGTTGGGCGTAATCCACAGCAATTCAGAGATATTGCCATCCAGCCTGGGTACGCTGTTTGGGAGTACGGGAGCGTCGTATGCTAGCCGTAGGGCAAAGAGATCGGAACCAACCTTGTCGACATCATTAATGTCCGTCAGATATCCATTTTCTCGGTAAGTGTAGTCTACCGTTTGGGCCGGTTGGAAAAGCGTCCCACCGAGTAGCTTTTTTACCTGTTGGTCTTTCGTCGAGTACTCAAAAGCTGCGATGAATTTTTCACTACCCCCATCGAGCGTTTGGTATGTGGCTGCTGTTCGGGACCAACGATCAAATTCGGACCGCGACTTTACCGTGAAAGCAGCTATGCCAGACTGCTTATGCAATGATGATGATTCTAATAAATTGTCAGCGCTATCGTAGATAAAATCCGTTTCCTCGGCATCCAGATGGCTAGGTAAGATTAGACTGTTACCCACTGAGTTGATCAGGCGCCCAAAATCATCATAAGTATGCGTCATCTCCAGAAAGTCAGAACCGGAACCATTCAGGATCAAAAACTTTTCGTGGGTTATTTGATCGAGGTTATTGGGTAATGAACCATAAGTACTCTCAGTAAGTAGCTGTGCTATTGTCGGGTTGTCGGGAGCACTTAGATCATGAGCAAACCCACTTTCAGTTAGTCTTCCGTAATCGTCGTAAATATTTGCAATCCACTTGCCTTCATTTTTTTGATTTGGATCCTGAGATCCTGCTAGTAGCCGTTTAGAATTGTAGGCGAACTGTGAAGTGCCTACTTGATTGGGCGTGTAGGATTGTTCGATTTGCCCGAAGCCCGTATAGTCGTATTTGAAACAAAGGTCATCACCCATGACAGCTCCCGGAGGAATGACCTGGTACGGTTGATCCAAATTGTCATATACCGTATGCGTAGCCTGTTGTTGCCCTGCCGAACCACTTTGCGCTGACTTTACCAATCGCCCTGCCTTGTCCGTGTAATTGACCGTTCGGTTACCTTCCGCACTAATTATCTCCTCAACGAATAGTTGACCGGGCAGATAATCGCTGCCGGTAGTAGGGTCAATCACTTCGCCTTGAAGATTTGTTCGGTAGTTCATGGTTGTTAGATACCAATCGGAATGTGTGCGACTCAACTCACGGCCTAGTGGGGATTCCTCATACGTGTAAGACGTGCCCGGTGTGTTGTTTGGGGTTGGCTGGTAGGATCCATCCGATGAATTTACGGAGAACGGGTCAAAAACAGTCTTTTTCCTACCCCGGGCATCGTAGGAGATGGAATTGATGACATC carries:
- a CDS encoding HTH domain-containing protein produces the protein MRILLPYQRLLRLHKLISRGATGSPVELARKMGVSRATIFRMLAMLKDSGAPIAYCKNQQRYYYESPFELSMVA
- a CDS encoding tail fiber domain-containing protein, with the protein product MKLTIQKKLAKVLFFSLFLLQVHASLSAQIKIQSGNDVVIGDETIGTPEQEGQTTVYGNGLKANLNLYLLDQSSTGDNSFGLYNQVTSGGSIYGVYNKGLFNGVPNNPAGNQTGIYNLYEGDPYVHTGIHNRTIGAPTYARGMFSWINSLTAKNFPGYSSAVGIYSNIASVNHNYIVGVAADVSYQGNGSGIVVGVSGTARNDVAGSIAYGVLGGTEGANSSSNTNYAGYFEGNVVVTGSMMQTSDLRLKTDIVDLNNAGDILSQLKPMTYSFLEDQGITLETQSMHYGFLAQEVEEVLPDLVTTVTNPARYEQLDDAEGEEGTMRLIREAQEIKTIRYSDFIAILVEGYQEQDKLISTQADLIESQQDEINEIRSELASLTASISSLIECVGCGLELPGRLFNSNGLNLPNEKSIPQIIPQLSESGYTIFPNPASKWLRVMGPPVKNHELRLFDASGRLLKEETIKSTDHRIELNNLPAGMYLLEIFNLVEQRTIGSEKIIIE